One genomic window of Cheilinus undulatus linkage group 7, ASM1832078v1, whole genome shotgun sequence includes the following:
- the ptmaa gene encoding prothymosin alpha-A, whose amino-acid sequence MADSKVESSGELSAKELKEKKQAEEKNGDDAAANGKTDEENGEQENEVEEDEDDVGDDDDEDGEGDEDDDEDDLEGPRGKRAAEDDDDDEDEVETKKQKTDK is encoded by the exons ATGGCGGACAGCAAAGTGGAAAGCAGCGGGGAACTCAGTGCTAAG GAgctgaaagaaaagaaacaggCTGAAGAGAAGAATGGAGATGATGCTGCTGCGAATGGCAAAACC GATGAAGAGAACGGCGAGCAGGAGAATGAAgtagaggaggatgaggatgatgttGGGGATGATGATGACGAGGACGGAGAGG GTGACGAGGACGATGATGAAGATGACCTTGAGGGACCAAGAGGGAAGAGAGCAGCTGaggatgacgatgatgatgag GATGAAGTTGAAACTAAGAAACAGAAGACCGATAAGTAG